A single genomic interval of Tsukamurella paurometabola harbors:
- a CDS encoding beta-ketoacyl-ACP synthase III, producing the protein MTVLAETTGTRNIGLLGIGAYRPERVVTNDEICAGIDSSDEWIFTRTGIKSRRFARRDETVVEMATAAGRRAVANALLTGADIDAVIVATNTHYLQTPAAGVKVATELGANGVPAFDVTVGCAGFGYAMALASDMVRGGSATRVLVIGAEQLSVSMDMTDRGNCFIFGDGAGAVVVGPAEEQQLGPVVWGSDGTQFNAIRQDIDWISYLDGDDHEDRPYLRLEGTAVFRWAAFEMGKAAQRALDAAGVTAADVDVFVPHQANSRINEVLARSLHLPEHTVIADDIERTGNTSAASIPLAMDDLLSSGRAKPGQTALLLGYGAGLSYAAQVVKLPPAPFD; encoded by the coding sequence ATGACCGTTCTCGCCGAGACCACCGGGACGCGGAACATCGGACTGTTGGGGATCGGGGCGTACCGTCCGGAGCGGGTGGTCACCAACGACGAGATCTGCGCGGGCATCGACTCCTCCGACGAGTGGATCTTCACCCGGACCGGCATCAAATCGCGCCGGTTCGCGCGCCGGGACGAGACCGTCGTGGAGATGGCGACGGCGGCGGGCCGTCGCGCCGTCGCGAACGCCCTCCTCACCGGCGCGGACATCGACGCCGTGATCGTGGCGACGAACACCCACTACCTGCAGACCCCCGCCGCGGGCGTGAAGGTCGCGACGGAGCTGGGCGCCAACGGTGTCCCGGCCTTCGACGTCACCGTGGGCTGCGCGGGCTTCGGCTACGCCATGGCCCTGGCGTCGGACATGGTGCGCGGCGGCAGTGCGACGCGGGTCCTGGTGATCGGCGCCGAACAACTGTCGGTGAGCATGGACATGACCGATCGCGGGAACTGCTTCATCTTCGGCGACGGCGCGGGGGCGGTCGTGGTCGGCCCGGCCGAGGAACAGCAGCTCGGCCCCGTGGTGTGGGGCAGCGACGGCACGCAGTTCAACGCGATCCGGCAGGACATCGACTGGATCAGCTACCTCGACGGCGACGACCACGAGGACCGCCCGTACCTGCGCCTGGAGGGCACCGCGGTGTTCCGCTGGGCCGCGTTCGAGATGGGCAAGGCGGCACAGCGCGCGCTCGACGCCGCGGGCGTCACCGCCGCCGACGTCGACGTCTTCGTCCCGCACCAGGCGAACTCGCGGATCAACGAGGTCCTGGCCCGCAGCCTGCACCTGCCCGAGCACACTGTGATCGCCGACGACATCGAACGCACCGGCAACACCTCCGCCGCATCCATCCCGCTGGCGATGGACGACCTGCTCTCCAGCGGCCGGGCGAAGCCCGGGCAGACCGCGCTGCTCCTCGGCTACGGAGCCGGGCTGAGCTACGCCGCGCAGGTCGTGAAGCTGCCGCC
- a CDS encoding LysR family transcriptional regulator → MHTPEPSADGLLTLLAVARTGRYTAAADLLGINHTTASRRVAALEQALGGPLLARGAAGWELTELGRSGAAAAERIEAVLHGLDADTAHDLHGTVRIAATDGFSARVVAPAIAELGRAHPRLSVDLLTVTRRAPSTRSGVDIEVVVGRPETYRVEPELLAPYRLGLYGSRQYLATDGTPEHTRDLAGRPLVYFIDSMLTVDDLDLARVLVPDMTDRLSSTNVLVHVEATCAGAGLGLLPCFLADSRPDLVRVLPDEVSVQLEYWMVVRPEAAQRREVAAVVTALRAQVAAMRAVLLGAIPHG, encoded by the coding sequence ATGCACACTCCTGAGCCGAGCGCCGACGGACTGCTCACACTCCTGGCCGTCGCGCGCACCGGCCGCTACACCGCCGCGGCCGACCTCCTGGGCATCAACCACACCACCGCCTCGCGCCGGGTCGCCGCGCTGGAGCAGGCGCTCGGCGGGCCGCTGCTGGCCCGCGGCGCCGCGGGCTGGGAGCTCACCGAACTCGGCCGGTCGGGCGCGGCCGCCGCAGAGCGGATCGAGGCGGTGCTCCACGGGCTCGACGCGGACACCGCCCACGACCTGCACGGCACGGTGCGCATCGCCGCGACCGACGGCTTCAGCGCCCGCGTCGTCGCGCCCGCGATCGCGGAACTCGGGCGCGCGCACCCGAGGCTGTCCGTCGACCTGCTGACGGTGACGCGCCGCGCACCGTCGACCCGCTCGGGCGTCGACATCGAGGTCGTCGTGGGCCGACCGGAGACCTACCGGGTGGAACCGGAACTCCTCGCGCCGTACCGGCTGGGCCTGTACGGCTCGCGGCAGTACCTCGCCACCGACGGGACGCCCGAGCACACGCGCGACCTCGCCGGCCGACCCCTCGTGTACTTCATCGACTCGATGCTCACCGTCGACGACCTGGACCTCGCCCGCGTGCTCGTGCCCGACATGACCGACCGGCTCAGCTCGACGAACGTGCTGGTGCACGTCGAGGCCACGTGCGCGGGCGCCGGCCTGGGCCTGCTCCCCTGCTTCCTCGCCGACAGCCGCCCCGACCTCGTGCGCGTCCTCCCCGACGAGGTCTCCGTGCAGCTCGAGTACTGGATGGTGGTGCGGCCGGAGGCGGCCCAGCGGCGCGAGGTCGCCGCCGTCGTCACCGCGCTGCGCGCGCAGGTGGCGGCGATGCGGGCGGTCCTCCTGGGCGCGATCCCCCACGGTTGA